The genomic DNA CCGGCACGACACCGACGAGCCGGACGACCGCACGGAGCCAGCTCGCTCGCTGCGCGGCCGTCAAGGTACCGTGGAAGCGGTAATCGTGCGCGGCCACGAACACCGCGAGATCGTCGAGCAGCGCTGCGAGCTGGTGGCGCCAGTCGGGGTGGTCGGCAGTAGCAGCATGGCCGAGACACGGCTCGAGCGGGATATCGGGGGACGGCGACTGCCAGAACACGTGCAGCCAGGCCCAGAGACGGCCACGGCCAGGTCGCTCGGCGAGACAGGAAGGGCACAGGGCGGGGAGCAGCGCCGGCCGCGGGAGGTACCACGGGCGGCGACCGACCTCGTTGGCGAGGGCCTCGAGACGCGACCGAGCGTGGCGCTCGCGTCCGACCCGAGCCTGCCAGGTCGACCAGGGAAAGTCCGGAAGCAGCCCACCGAGTGCTGTCGCGTGCTGCTGGCAGAGGAGCGCGGGCGCATCGCGCAGCAGTGCCGGATGCTGACGGGTCAGCTCGGCCGCGGTCGCGAGGAGACCGTCCTCAGCGCTGGCCAGCCACGCGCAGACGAGACAAGCGGCACGAGGGCGAAGCCACCGGTCGAGCGCCGCCCGGTCAGGGCACGAACGGAATACGTCGCGCAGGATCCGCTCGAGCAGGATAGCGACTCCGAGGTGACTGTGGACGGCCGCACCGGCCGGTACGAGCGCCCAAGTGTGTTCCCAGCAGAAGCCGCGGGACACTGCGAGCTGCTCGGCCGTGATCGGATCGTTGACATGTTCCCAGAGTAGGGCGGGGAGCAGGCGACGCTCTTTTTCCTCGAGCAGGCGGCAAAGGGGACAACCCGGCACAGCGAACGCCTCGCGCAGCGTCGCCGCGAGGTAGCGATCGAGTGCCGGACGCGATGCCTGCCCGGTGAGGCGACGGAAGCGTTCCAGTGCTCGCGACGGGAATCCCTCGACCATCGTGCTCCCCAGAAGAGCGAAAGCCTCTGCCGACCCGATCTGGATCGACAGAGGCTATCAGCCGAAGACCGGCAGTTCGGTGGCGCGTGCCACCGGGTGAGCCTCATCACCCTCGTGCGTTCAGTATAGCAAAAGCACCGTCCCACAGGCTGTGACGCAACGCGTTCTGCGTCCCGGGCGAGTTACCCGTACCGAGGATCAACGCGCCTCGCTGGCGGCTGGACCTTCCTCGACGAGGTGCGTCAGCCCGAGGAAACGGGCCGCATTGTCGCGCAGGATCTTCGGCCGCACCGTGTCCTTGATCGGCAGCTCGGCGAACTCGCGGAGCCAGCGGTGCGGGGAGAGCATCGGAAAGTCGGAACCGAAGAACACCTTGTCCTGGACGAGCGAATTGGCGTAGCGGATGACGCTCTCCGGGATGTACTTGGGGGCCCAGCCGGAGAGGTCCATGTAGACGTTCGGCTTGTGGCGCAGGATGGCCAGTTGCTCCTCGTGCCAGGGCCAGGCTGGGTGAGCCATGATGATGCGCAGCTCCGGGAAACGCGCGGCGATATCGTCGATGTAGGGGATGGGGCGGCCGTACTCGAGCCGGATACCGGCGCCGCCAGGCTGTCCGGCACCGGCCATCGTGGTGCCGCTGTGGAACAGGACGGCCAGGCCAAGGCGAGCGCAGGTTTCCCAGAGGGGGAAGAAGCGGGGCTCGTTGGGAGCGAAGTCCTGGACGGCGGGATGGAACTTGATGCCCTTGAGCCCCAGGTCGGCGCAGCGCTCCACTTCGATGATAGCCGCCTTCCCTTTCCAGGGGTCGACCGTACCGAAGCCGATGAAGACGTCCGGGTGCTTGGCGACCCACTGGGCGATCTCCTCGTTGGACGCCTTGAGGCCAGTCCGTGTCTCGTCGTCGATATCGAAGATGACGGCCATGCCGTTGAGTTCGCGGTACATATCGGCCATCGCAGCGGGGTGGTCGCTGAAACCCTCGGCAGTCACCGGGACATAGCGATCGCGCTCCCAGACCTTGGCGTGGTCACCAGTGCGAACGTGGACGTGGATATCGATGATCTCGATCCGTCGTGAACTCGTCACCGTGTCGACCTCCTCGAATCGTCCCCTGCTCTGTATCCAATCGCTCGCCTTACCCTCGCGGGCAACCGGCTGCTCGCGTTCCTGCAATCCCAAACGGTTCGGCGCTCGCCGGTGCGCCAACGGCAGCATCGAGACTCACAAACTCCGCGGGGCGGCGAGACACACCTCCAGCGGATGCTGCGGCTATACCAGCCGAGACGGCGAGAACCGTGCTACCAGGTAGTCACGGGTCGCCGCAAAGCGCCCGATCGAGCGTCCGTGGCAGGCGACCGGCACCACCGGGTGCTCCTGCCGTGGTCTCACTTTAGCACGAACCTAATCAGCCGCTCAAGGAAGCGGGACGATACTGGACACGAGACGAGCGGGAGGGGGACACCCGCAGACATCACTGCACCAAACGCGTTCGGCTATGAAGAACGGAGCAGCTTGACGCGACGAGAAGCCACAGCTATTTTATGCGTGAACAAAGTGTGCCCGATCCGGCCATGCTCGACCTTTTCCCGTGGGGAGGCGAGGAGTTTCGAGCGTTCACAGCGATCGACTCGTGGACGAAGCGGTGCCGAACGAGGCGGGAGGACGCGCGGTATGAACCTCGATACGCTGACCATCCGGCATGTACTGCTCCGGACCCAATGCTACTTCCCGCGGTCCGAGATCGTCGAACGGATCGGCGAGGGGCAAGTCCGGCGCTTCCGGTATGCCCAGCTGGCCGAGGAGGCCCTGCGCCTGGCGACCGCGCTCAAGCAGCTCGGCGTCGGCCAGGGTGACCGGGTGGCGACGCTGCTCTGGAACACCTGGCCGCATCTCGTCGCGTATCTGGCGATCCCCAATATCGGTGCGGTGATCCACACGCTCAACCTGCGCCTGCATCCCAACGACCTCGCGTATATCGCCAACCACGCCGAGGACAAAGTCCTGATCGTCGAGGAGTCGTTGCTCCCGCTCTACGAGGGGTTCCGCGACAAGGCACCGTTCCAGCACGTGATCGTGGTCGGGGACGCCTCGAAGGTCGCAGGTGCACTGTCCTACGACGACCTGATCCGGACCCACGAGCCGGACCGGAACGCGTTGGCCGACGTACACTGGGACACGCCAGCGTTCCTCTTGTATACGTCGGGGACGACCGGCCGGCCGAAGGGCGTGCTCTACGTCCACGCGCAGCTGGCGCTGGCAGCGCTGGCGCTTACCTCGACGATCACCTATTACGTGAGCAAGGACGACTCGATCGTCCTCTCCGTCCCGATGTTCCACGTGGCGAGCTGGGCGTTGCCGTACGCTGGCCTGGTCGTGGGCGCCAAGATGGTCCTCCCGGGCCCGCACCCGCAGCCGGTCGACCTCCTGAACCTGCTCTCCGACGAGCAGGGTACCTTCGTGGCCGGTGTCCCGACCGTCTGGCACGACGCCGCCAACCTAGTCGAGAAGTACCCCGGACGGTGGACCTTCTCGCCGAGGCTGCGACTCATCCTCGGTGGCAGTGCCGCGCCAGAGGCGCTCATCCGCCGCTGGCAGTCGTTCGGCGTGACGGTGATCCACGGCTGGGGCATGAGCGAGGTACTGCTCGGACTGCAGTCGCACGTCAAGCTGGAGGACTTCCCGCCCGAGGAGCGGATGCAGTGGCTGCTCAAGCAGGGGATGCCCTGCCCGTTCGTCGAGGCCAAGGTCCTCACCTTCGACGGCAAGGAAGCACCCTGGGACGGACAGACGATGGGCGAACTCCTGGTGCGGGGCGCCTGGATCGCCGACTCATACTACCGCGGCGAGAGCCCGGACTCGTTCGTCGACGGCTGGCTGCGCACCGGTGACGTGGCAGTGATCGACTCCGAGGGGTACGTCAAGCTGGTCGACCGGATCAAGGACGTCATCAAGTCGGGCGGCGAGTGGATCAGCACGATCGAACTGGAGAACACGCTGATGAGCCACCCGGCGATCGAGGAAGCGGCTGTCATCGGCGTGCCGCACGAGCGCTGGCAGGAACGACCGATCGCGGTCGTCGTCCTGCGTGAGGGCCAGTCGGTCACCGAGGAAGAACTGAAAGAATACTTGCGGGAGCGGTTCGTCCGCTGGTGGGTGCCGGACGCGTTCGTCTTCGTCGACGAGCTTCCGAAGACGTCGACCGGCAAGCTCGCCAAGGCGACGCTCCGCGAGCGGTTCCGTGACTGGAAGTGGGAGGAGAGCAAGTGATCGAGAAGATCGGTGTCCTCGGCGCCGGTTCGATGGGTGCGGCCGTCGCCGCGCTCGCTGCCTCGGCCGGGCTGGAAGTCATCCTGCTCGACGTGAAGGGACAGGACGATCCAGCCGGCCCCGCGCGCCGTGGGCTGGAGCGAGCGGCCAAGCAACGAGCCTTCCTCGACCCGGCGGCGATCGCGCGGGTGCGGTTCGGCAACGTCGAGGACGACCTGGGGCTCCTCGCCGACTGCGACTGGGTGCTCGAGGCGATCATCGAGAACCGCGGAGTCAAGCGCGACCTCTTCCGCCGCCTGCACAGCGTCCTCCCGCCGCAGACGATCGTGACGACGAACACCTCGACCTTCACGCTCCAGCAGCTCCTGCCGGAGGAGCTGGCGAACTGGCGGGAGCGCTTCTTCGTGACGCACTTCTTCAACCCGCCGCGTGCTCTCCTCCTCTGCGAGGTGACGGCCTTCCCGGAAGGCGAGACGGAGCGCTTCCACGGCTTCGTTCGCTTCCTCGAGCAGCGGCTGGGACGCCGCGTCCTGCTGGTGCGCGACACGCCAGGATTCGTGGCCAACCGCTTCGGCATCTACGCGCTCGTCCATGCCGTCCGGCTGACCGGCGAGCTGGGGCTGGCACCGGAGGACGTGGACGCGTTGACCGGCCCACTGCTCGGGCGGCCACGGTCAGCGACGTTCCGCACGATCGACCTCACCGGACTCGATATCCTGGTCCTGGGGACGCGGAGCCTGCAGGAATCGACCGGCGACGATTACGCGGTACCGGACTGGATCCTCGACCTCTATGAGGCGAACCGGCTCGGCGACAAGACAGGGGGCGGGATCTTCCGGCGCGAGGGCGACCAGCAACTGACCTACGATCCGGTACTGCGCGCCGATCGACCAGCCCGCCCGGCGGCGGTTCCCGGTCTCGAGGACCTGCTCCGACAACCGTTTCCCCAGCGCTTGCTCGGTGCGCTGGAACTGCCGTCCCCCTACGGCGACTACGTGCGGCACCTCCTGGGCCGGACGTTCGGGTACGTGCTGCTGCGGACGAAAGACGCCGCGCGCGACATCGCGAGCGTCGACCGGGCACTGGAGTGGGGGTTCGGCTGGGCAGCCGGGCCGTACGCGCAGATGCAGTTCCTGGGTCTCCCGCGCGTTCGGGCGCTCATCGCGGAAACCGGCCTGCCTGCACCGGAACTCCTGGATCTGGCCGAACGGCACGGTGGCTTTTTCGTCGATGGACAGGTGCTCGATCCAGTCACCGGCGACCTCGTCCCCGAGGAACAGCTCCCGTCGACGCGCCGCACGCTCCAGATCCGTGTCCGCGAGGCGCTCGACCGGGAGGGGCTGCGCGACCTCGGCGACGGTGTGCTGGCGCTGCGTGTGCGGTCGCTCGCTGGGTTTCCCGAAACGCTGGAGCGAGCGCTCGCCCACTGGCCAGCGGCACTGGTCCTGGTACCGACCTTCGAGGGACTCGGTTACCCGTACGGTGAACTCCTCGAGCTGGCCGAAGCGGGGAACTGGGGAGAACTCGAAGCGCGCCTCGCCCAGCTGCAGCAGGTCCTGCGGACTGTCGCCAGCGCGCCAGTGCCGGTCGTCACCGCACTCGACGGCGAGGCACGCGGTGCTGCGACGACACTGGCCCTCTGGAGCGATGCGACCGTGGCCTACCTGACGGCCGCGACCGGTTTTCCGGGCATGAGTGCTGGTCTCTTGCCGGTCGGCGCGGCGGTCGCTCTCCGCGTGCGCAGCGAAGCGCGCGCGAGCACGCTCGCGACTCCGCTCCGCGCCGAGCTGGGTACGGCGAACGCGCTGGCGGGGCTCCTCGCGGCCGAGCGGGTCGACTCGGCAGCGCGGGCTGGTGCCCTGGGGCTCCTCGGTGACCGCTGGCTGGTGACGGTCGATCGCGACGGGCTGCTCGAGGCAGCAGCGGGACTGGCGCGAGCACTGGCGCGCAGCGTGCCAGCGCGCCCGTTCGCGCTCGGCGAACCGCTGGCCGAAGCAGGCGAGAGGCTCGCGGTCGGGCCGAAGCTGGCCGAGCTGGAACCGGCCGCCCGGCTGGTCATCGAGACCGTCGCGCGCGCCCTGCGACGTGCCGGGAACCTGGACGACCTCCTGGCAGCCGAGCGTACGGCCGTCCTCGACGTGTTGCAGCGAGCGGAGGCGCGGAGCCAGGCCGGCACGACGCTCCAGGCGCTGACCGCACCGCGCCGCTGAGGTGGAGGGAAAGGGGAGCGAGGATGGAACGGATCGTCGAGGAACGCCGGGACGGGGTCTTGCTGCTGCGGCTGAACCGCCCGGAGAAACTGAACGCGATCGACGAGCAGATGCTGCGCGAACTGTGCGCCGCACTCGAGGAAGCACGCCTCGACGATGCGGTGCGAGTCGTCGTCCTTACTGGGAACGAGCGCGCTTTTTCCGCTGGGGCGGACATCGACGGCTTCGCGAACGTGACCGTGGAGGAGCTGGCGACCAGCCGCTCCGACCTTCCCCAGTGGGACATCATCCGGCGATTCCCCAAGCCGCTCATCGCGGCTGTCGCGGGGATCGTCTTCGGTGGCGGGCTGGAACTGACGCTGGCTTGCGACATCGTCGTCGCTGCGCAGACCGCCCGGTTCGCGGCGCCGGAGATCCGGATCGGACTCATTCCCGGAGCCGGTGGAACGCAGCTCCTGACCCGGCGGTTCGGCAAGTACAGAGCGATGGAACTGGTGCTGACTGGCCGGGAGTTTTCGGCCGACGAGGCCGAGCGGTTGGGACTGGTCAACGTGGTGACGCCGCCGGAGGAATACCTCGACCGGGCGCTCGAGCTAGCGCGACAGATCGCGCAGCACTCGCCCGCAGCCGTACGAGCGGCGAAGGCGGCGATCGTGCACGGGCTCGAGATGCCGCTCGACGCGGCGCTGCGGTTCGAGCGCGAACTCTTCCTGCGCGTCTTCACGACGCCGGAGGCGCAAGGCGCGATCCAGGCCTTCCTCGAGCGCCGGCGCGCCAAGCAGCAAGGCGGCTGAACACTCCGACTCCGCGCGACGCGGGAGAGGGAAGGGATGGGCGTCGACCGGGCAACCGCATGGTGGCCCGGTCGGCGTTCGCGCGGCATCGCGGCCGAGGAGAGTCCGGCTCAGAAGCGTTCGACGTACCAGGCGAACCGGTCGAGTGCGAGGTGACCATCGATCTCGATACGCGGCTCGGACCAGCGACGCTCGCGCGTCCAGCGCGTCCCGCCCCAGGCGGCCATCGCCCCGCGATAGCCCGTCGTGGCGACGACTGCAGCGACCCGGCTGTCCCAGTCCCCGCCTGGATAGGCGAAGAAGCGCACCGGCTCACCGAGCCACTGCTCGAGCTGCTGGCGGCTGGCGAGCGCTTCCCAGCGAAGCGCGCCGTCGCCGAGCCGTGTCAAGGCACGGTGCGTCATCGAGTGCGAGCCGACCTCGTGCCCCATGCTGCGGAGCTCGCGCAGCTCCGCTGGGCCGAGCGCACTCCGGCCGGGAACGACGAAAAAGGTCGCCGTCATGTTGCGTACGGCGAGCGCGCGGGCAGCGGCGAGCTGGCTCCGCGTGCCGTCGTCGAACGTGATGACGACCGCCCGTTCGGGAAGCGGGCCATCGGCGAGCAACGCTTCGAAAGCCTGCACGAGCGAGACCGTCACGTAGCCGTTGGCGAGCAACCAGTCCAGCTGCTGCTCCAGTCGCCAGAGCGGGATGCGGTAGCGGGCAGCCGGCTCGCCGACGTCGTGGTACACGAGCACCGGCAAGCGGAAAGAACGCGGGAAGAGCGCCGGATCGTAGTCCGGTACGCCGTCCTGCCGGGGAACCGGCCTCGTGTCGATACCATCGCGCAAGGCGAGTTCGGCGCCCAGGCGGCCGAACTGGACTTCCCAGAGCGTGCCGAGCGCCTCGGGGTGCCACTCGAAGCGGGCGCGCTCGAAGTACTGGACGGTGAAGGTCTGCCCGGTCACCGGGTCGACCTCGCTGAACTCTTCGGAAATCGGGTAGCCGAAGACCGGTAGCCCACCGTTCCGCAGCCAGAAGCGGAGGAAGCCGTAGGAGAGGAAGTGCCCTGTCTCGGGGAAGAAGCGGCGGAGCGGCGTATCGGGAGGTCGCGTCTCGAGAGAGAGCGGTGCGAACGCGGGATCGGTTCGGCCGGCGGTGAGGCGCGCAGCGACACGGGTGAGTTGCACCGGGCAGTCCGTCTTTCCCAGGCACCCCAGCGGCGCCTCCACGCGAGCGCGCTCGAAGCACTGGACGAGTAGCCCCTCGCGCTCCTGCGCCTCGCTGAGCGGGTAGCCGAAGATGCGGAGTCCACCATGGTTGCGCCAGAAAGAGAGGAACGGCTCGGCGAGATGGTGGCCGGTCGCTGGGAAATAGACGATCGAAGGTGCCGCCTGGGCGCTCGCTGCTTCGAGCCGTCGAGCGGCGAGCGAGACGAAGAGGCCGAGCACCGTCAGGCCGACCAGCCACCGCACCGCGACGTCTCCCTCCTTCGAGCCCTCATGCCGAGGGCGGCGACCCCGAGGGAAGCGACCCACTGTTTCTAACGGACGAGGCGCGTCGGCAGTTTCGGCTCGACCGCATGTTCTTTCGCCGGCCCTGGCGGGGCGGCTGGGTCAGGCACGCCTGCCCCGCCGGGTCACGCACGCGTGCCCCCTACCGGGACGACCGTGGTCGATCGGGTGCCGGTGGGCGATCGGCAGGTGACCGTCGGCGACCGGCCACGCCTGTTTCCCATGGAGGGGCGCGGTGTGCCGCGCCCGCGGGGATACCCCTCACCCCGGCTCGCTGGCGCGGCACCCCGTCCACGTTTTCTCCGTAGGGGCGACGCGTGCGTCGCCCGAATCGCCGTGTAGCGGCGCGACGTGCCGCGCCCGCGTTTTCCCCGTAGGGGCGAGGCGTGCCTCGCCCGGCTGCGCCGAAAGGCGCAGGTACGTGGTTCGTTCCCGGGCCTGACGGCCGGGCTGGGTCAGGCACGCCTGACGCGAACGGGTCAGGCACGCCTGACCCCTACAGGGCGCGGCGGGGCATGTCTCGCACCGCTAGCCGAGACCGCTCAGGAGTTCAGCCCGGGGGAACTGGCCGTGCTGCAGTGGCCGGCGTACCTGACGTGCAGCGAGCTCGGCCAGCCCGGCTCGGCACAGCGCGAGGCCAGCCTGCCCGTGTTGCTGCCAAACCGCTGCGGTCACCGGGGAGAACCCGTGCGCGAGCAGCGACGCGTTGCGGTGCTTCGTCCAGTCGAGGAGCCGGCCGCGCTCGGCACGGAGCCAATCGGCGAGCGGCTCGGCGGGCAGGTCGGCCAGGAGATCCCAGGCCTGGACGAGAGCGAGGCGGACCGGCCCGTTCCCGCGGTCGCGCGCGGCGAGCCTCGCGCGCCACTCCTCGGGGACCCGGGCGAGATCGACGTCAGCGGTATCGATCCGGTGCCCCAGCCAGAGGCGCAACTGGACGAACAGCTCGAGCGCGCGGTAGACCCGCGCCATGGCGTCGTCGTAGCGTGCCTGAGCGGCGCGACGCTCGGCGTTGAAGAGCACGTCCTCGACCGCGAGGTAGGGATCGCGCAGCCGGTCGAGCGCCGCCAGGCGCGGCTCAGCGGTCGAGGGTGCCGGCTCGCTGGAGAACGCCTGGACGACACCAGCCAGTTGCTCGAGGATGCCGAGCTGACGGTGCCAGTCGCGGCGGTACAGCTCGAACAGCCGGATCGCCGCTGGCAGCTCGTAGCGGTCCCAGGCGTCGAAGGCCCGGCAGAGGTTGCGGGCCCGCTCGAGCTGGCTCCGCAGAGCGGGCGAGAGCTCGCGCCGCATGGCTTCGTCGAGCATCGCGGCTGCCTCGGCATAGTCGAACCGCTCGAGCGCACTGCGCGCGAGGCCAGCGAAGCGGCGAGCGCGCACGTCGTGGACACCGGAGACCGGCGCGAAGCTCTCGGTACCCGGGATCACGGTCGCCTGGCGACCGCGCGCGCCGCGGACGAGCCGGAGCTGCACCTCGGGCGAGCCCTCGTTGTCGAGCGCCGCGAGGACGAGGGCAGCGCTCATCGACTTCGTACCGGCTGTGTAGTCGGCCAGAATCTCGGCACCCGGGAAACGCTGGCGGAGTTCGGCGAACCGGGCGACCAGCGCCTCGTAACAGCGGACGAGGTCATCGGGGTCGGTCAGGGTGAGGACGTCGTAACGCTCCGGTGCGAGGCCAGCCAGCGCCGCGTACTCGGCGACGAAGTCGAGACTCCCGGTCTGGGTATCGCCCGGTACCGAACAGACGAAGACGACGTAGTCCGGCCGCGCCTCGCGCAAGGCGAACGCTTCCGGACGATCGGCGACATTCCCGTCCATCGGCTTCCCGACGTTGAGGACGAGCACCCGACGCACTGGCTGGCTCATCGTTTCACTCCCTGCTCCGGAACACGCCGTAGCCGCTCGTCGTCTTGGCCCCGAAGCCCAGCTGAGCCAGTCCCTTCCGCAACCATTCCGCCGCCAGCGCTCGCAGGCGGCCGTCGGGATCGCTCGCCCCCTGGCGGAGCCCGATGGCGATCCGGTAGCGCGTACCGGGCGCGACGGCGAGAAAGGTGACCGGGTTCGGGTTCTGCCAGGGGGTCGGTGGCTCCTTCCCGCTGTAATAGTCCGGGTAGTGGGGCGTCATCACGTCGAGCTCGAGGCGCCAGCCCGGCTCGGGGTAGCCATCGAAGAAGACGAGTGCACCGGCCTGGCCGACCTCGTGCGCTTCTCCCGACCTGGGCACGCGGCCGAAGACGGCGAGAAAATCGGGCTCCGACTCGTCGCGCCGCTCGACGAGGTGCGCGTAGGCACGGGCGACACCCTTGAGGCCGCTCCCTGGGAGTACGGGAAAGCCGAGCCGGTCGAAGCGGAAGCCGATCTCGAGCGGCCCGTGCGCACCGAGACCGGTGACCAGGCGCGACTCCAGCTCGACGGAAAACGGTTCCGCTCCCGCTGCGCGCACCGTCGCCTCCCAGCGAGCCAGGAGATGCCCGGCGAGGTCGCTCCTGGCGAGCCGCTCGGCTGCTGCGATCACCTCGCGCAGGAAGTCGCGACGCGGTGTCGCGTCGGTACGGTCGCCGAAGACGGCGGCTTCCGGCGCGAAGCGGTCGAAGAGGAGCGCCGGGTTCGTCACGTGAGCTCGTGCGCTGCTCCAGAACGTCCGCGTGGTGGACGGCAGGAGCGGGTGCGGCCGCCCTCGCTCGCCGTCGGGGCGCTCCGCTGACCGGTCACGGTCGCGTGGTGGGCCGGAGCGGCCATCCCCAGGTGGTCGTCCAGCACCGCGGTGGGGTGGTCGACCGTTCCCGCGCGGCTGGTCGGGTCGTGGTCGCTCGCGCATCGGCTCACTCCTTCACCAGCTCGGCTTCGGCGAACCGCTTGAGCCAGGCGAGGAAGGCGAGCGCCTCCAGCGTGGCGCGGCGGTACTCGGCGACGCTGGCCTGGCGGACGATCCACTCGCGGAGGTCGTCGAGTGATTCGCCGAGTATCCGTTGACTCACCCACCTGGAAAGGTCGCGGGCAAGCTGGAGGTGCTCGTTGACCTCGTTCTGTTTCTTCGGCTTCTTCGACATGAGGAACGCCAGCGTCTGGCCCAGGCCGTGCAGCTGCACGAGCGAGGCAGCCTCGCGAGCGAGCTGACCGTATTCTGCAGCATAGCTCGTCCCCTTGACCGCGGCCACATATTCCCAGGCGCGCGCTGCACGCTCTTGCTCCAGTGTGCGCTGCTGCGTCGTACGCTGTGCGGGCTGGCTCATCGCTCACTCTCCCTTCATACCCGTGCGACGCGCAGGACGACGGCACCGCGGCCCGTCGTCTCGTCACCGCCGAGGCGGACACGCCGGCCGTCGAGCTTGCTCGTCAACCAGCCGAGCAGCGCGCGGCCGTCCTCGTTCACCTTGTCGTAGCGCGAGCGGGTCGTTGCCAGGAGACCGACCAGCAGCGTTTCGGCCGGCAGGGCTTCGGTCGTCCAGAGGGCTCCCGGTTCGACCGTCTTGGTCTCGTCTTTCAGCCGTACGTGGGCCTCGATCTCGGTGGCATAGAGGACGAAATCACGAAAGTCATCGTCGGGCAGGACGCAGAGATGCTTGGCCAGGTTCTCCCGCCACCAGGCATATTCCGGCGCCTGAGGCAGGGCATGCGCTGCCAACCACTCGGCGAGCGCCGAGACGAGACCGGCCAGTTCGCCGGCCAGCGTGAAGCTGTACTCCTCGAGGACGACACCGACTTGTTGACCGGCTTGGACGAGGAGCGTACTCTCGTTGGCCACAGCGCACTGACCCGGCTGGAGACCGGCGAAGCGGGTGGGGTCGACCGGCCCCTCGATCCCGGCCAGCTTGGCCAGGCGGCCGAGCCGGGCCAGGACAGCGGGGCTGGTCGTCCAGGCGAAGACACCAGCCAGCGAGCGCACGGGGAAGAGGACGACCTGGAGGTCGGTCACCTGGAGCGCGCCAGCGTGCGCCGACGCCTCTTCGGGGCGGTCCGGCCCGAAGAGGGCGCGGTGGCGCTCGGCATCGGCACCGTTGGTCTGGGTCGCCGCCCGGAGTACGCCCTTGACGCTGGACGCCTGGACGATCGGAAAGCCGGTGATCCGCTCGCGCTGGATGGGCAGGTCGACGGTTCCGACCGAGCGGCCGGTACCGGCATGGACCGGTGTCTCGCAGTAGGCGAAGAGCAAGGCACTCGCTTCGGCCATCTCACCATCCTCCGATCAGCACTGTCCCGAAACCGATCTCGGCACCCCAGTCGCTCACGGTCGACCAGGGAAGGTCGCTGGTGCGGCGGAGCCGGGCCTCGCCACGGGCGACGAAGTAGTAGACGCTCCCAGCCGGCACTGCCCGGCGCGCCGGACGCTCGCGACCGCGCGCGAGATCGAAGCCACCGACCGTCTCGTAGCGGTCGAGCGCCGCCGCGACCAGCACGACGGAACCATCGAAGAAAGCGCCCCAATCGCGCGGCAGCCAGCCGCGCTCGAAGACGGCGGGGGTGAGGAAGGAGAGGACGAACCGCTCGGGCAACGGCTCGGGAACCGGTGGTGGCGCGAACGCGGAGACGGCCTCGAACCGTGCCGAGCGTCGCTCCCCGCCGAGCGCCAGGACGCCGGTTTCCTCCGGCCAGTCGAGCCCGGTGAACGAGACCAGCAGCCCGACGCCAGGCGCTGGCCGGACGTAGCGTGCCTCGTAGTAGAGCCCCTCGCGCGTCGTGCGGCGGGACGAGTCCTG from Thermomicrobium sp. 4228-Ro includes the following:
- a CDS encoding TIGR02710 family CRISPR-associated CARF protein gives rise to the protein MSQPVRRVLVLNVGKPMDGNVADRPEAFALREARPDYVVFVCSVPGDTQTGSLDFVAEYAALAGLAPERYDVLTLTDPDDLVRCYEALVARFAELRQRFPGAEILADYTAGTKSMSAALVLAALDNEGSPEVQLRLVRGARGRQATVIPGTESFAPVSGVHDVRARRFAGLARSALERFDYAEAAAMLDEAMRRELSPALRSQLERARNLCRAFDAWDRYELPAAIRLFELYRRDWHRQLGILEQLAGVVQAFSSEPAPSTAEPRLAALDRLRDPYLAVEDVLFNAERRAAQARYDDAMARVYRALELFVQLRLWLGHRIDTADVDLARVPEEWRARLAARDRGNGPVRLALVQAWDLLADLPAEPLADWLRAERGRLLDWTKHRNASLLAHGFSPVTAAVWQQHGQAGLALCRAGLAELAARQVRRPLQHGQFPRAELLSGLG
- the cmr6 gene encoding type III-B CRISPR module RAMP protein Cmr6; translated protein: MRERPRPDQPRGNGRPPHRGAGRPPGDGRSGPPRDRDRSAERPDGERGRPHPLLPSTTRTFWSSARAHVTNPALLFDRFAPEAAVFGDRTDATPRRDFLREVIAAAERLARSDLAGHLLARWEATVRAAGAEPFSVELESRLVTGLGAHGPLEIGFRFDRLGFPVLPGSGLKGVARAYAHLVERRDESEPDFLAVFGRVPRSGEAHEVGQAGALVFFDGYPEPGWRLELDVMTPHYPDYYSGKEPPTPWQNPNPVTFLAVAPGTRYRIAIGLRQGASDPDGRLRALAAEWLRKGLAQLGFGAKTTSGYGVFRSRE
- the cmr5 gene encoding type III-B CRISPR module-associated protein Cmr5, which gives rise to MSQPAQRTTQQRTLEQERAARAWEYVAAVKGTSYAAEYGQLAREAASLVQLHGLGQTLAFLMSKKPKKQNEVNEHLQLARDLSRWVSQRILGESLDDLREWIVRQASVAEYRRATLEALAFLAWLKRFAEAELVKE
- the cmr4 gene encoding type III-B CRISPR module RAMP protein Cmr4 is translated as MAEASALLFAYCETPVHAGTGRSVGTVDLPIQRERITGFPIVQASSVKGVLRAATQTNGADAERHRALFGPDRPEEASAHAGALQVTDLQVVLFPVRSLAGVFAWTTSPAVLARLGRLAKLAGIEGPVDPTRFAGLQPGQCAVANESTLLVQAGQQVGVVLEEYSFTLAGELAGLVSALAEWLAAHALPQAPEYAWWRENLAKHLCVLPDDDFRDFVLYATEIEAHVRLKDETKTVEPGALWTTEALPAETLLVGLLATTRSRYDKVNEDGRALLGWLTSKLDGRRVRLGGDETTGRGAVVLRVARV